From Stenotrophomonas nitritireducens, the proteins below share one genomic window:
- a CDS encoding helix-turn-helix transcriptional regulator produces the protein MHLVYCTRTRPTPQRRVNIMVHYSEVAMKSNVSARYPTRRRKAVCEHSGLGDNSEACSEYEVEEGPEAARVADAASGEHHCVALVDQPKDPVMPAFIAPAPDSFLREKQVLVTVGLGRSSIWSFSNPRSRYYDPSFPKPVKLGARAVAWRASEIFAWVASRRAFK, from the coding sequence ATGCACCTGGTTTACTGCACCCGCACCCGGCCGACACCACAGCGCCGGGTGAACATCATGGTCCACTACAGCGAGGTAGCTATGAAAAGTAATGTGTCAGCCCGATATCCGACGCGTCGCCGCAAGGCTGTGTGTGAACACAGTGGCCTGGGTGACAATTCCGAAGCTTGTTCGGAGTATGAGGTAGAAGAGGGTCCCGAGGCGGCGCGCGTAGCGGACGCCGCCTCGGGCGAGCACCATTGTGTGGCGTTGGTTGATCAGCCGAAGGACCCGGTGATGCCTGCCTTCATTGCCCCTGCACCCGATAGCTTTTTGCGCGAGAAACAGGTGCTGGTAACTGTCGGTTTGGGCCGTTCGTCGATCTGGTCCTTTTCCAATCCGCGCTCGCGTTACTATGACCCTTCTTTCCCGAAGCCGGTGAAGCTTGGTGCGCGCGCAGTAGCATGGCGAGCGAGTGAGATCTTTGCCTGGGTCGCCTCGCGTCGTGCTTTCAAGTGA
- a CDS encoding inovirus-type Gp2 protein, with amino-acid sequence MKNRKQKGAPDSAWAIKVKKILKAEAVRERLVETCVRVVSQNGLVRVPGTEQYYCTDQEAVWFTGTDDTAFKDFTSITLAELYEALRCEGEPGTLASRRKALDPLPAYMLTKVGKLIVSACALYRQEWAITYINHVFNPETTVLMRAMKRYARSIRHSKMGEGLQSEDLALLLDRFCRFVRRACGTWRFINAVREQNKQAQANFNSAREYICYLAQRHSKLLIMRIDLYHSPYYDAPGAYKHIDRFLNWLRDSAWCRRHLPDYLGFIIKCENGVVRGMHWHLMVICEGNEQQNGGWLSQQLGEAWMARVGATAGSYHNCWGDRKNYEYDGLGVLTLKDREKMIGLRAALHYLTKQDCVLKLTNDKTRNFWRSTMSSKEPSKRGRPRTEENSVQLLKEMLGGRRSKYPPDVR; translated from the coding sequence ATGAAAAATCGTAAGCAGAAGGGAGCCCCGGATTCAGCGTGGGCGATTAAGGTCAAAAAGATTCTTAAGGCAGAAGCGGTTCGCGAACGCCTGGTTGAGACCTGCGTTCGTGTGGTGAGTCAGAACGGTCTGGTGCGAGTCCCTGGTACCGAGCAGTACTACTGCACCGACCAGGAAGCTGTCTGGTTCACGGGTACCGATGACACGGCGTTCAAGGACTTCACCTCGATAACGTTGGCTGAGCTGTACGAGGCTCTCCGGTGCGAGGGGGAGCCCGGCACGCTGGCTTCGCGCCGAAAGGCATTGGATCCGTTGCCCGCTTATATGCTGACCAAGGTGGGGAAGCTGATCGTGAGTGCGTGTGCGCTGTATCGCCAAGAGTGGGCGATAACATACATCAACCACGTGTTCAACCCTGAAACCACTGTCCTGATGCGTGCGATGAAGCGCTACGCACGGTCCATCCGCCACTCCAAGATGGGAGAGGGGCTGCAGTCAGAGGATCTGGCGCTCTTGCTGGATCGGTTCTGCCGGTTTGTGCGTCGTGCGTGCGGCACGTGGCGCTTCATCAACGCAGTACGTGAACAGAACAAGCAAGCGCAGGCGAACTTCAACAGCGCTCGTGAGTACATCTGCTACTTGGCGCAGCGCCACTCAAAGCTGCTGATCATGCGCATTGATCTGTACCACAGTCCGTACTACGACGCGCCAGGCGCATACAAGCACATTGACCGCTTCCTGAACTGGCTGCGCGACAGTGCATGGTGCAGGCGTCACCTGCCGGACTACTTGGGTTTCATCATCAAGTGCGAGAACGGGGTAGTGCGCGGCATGCACTGGCACCTGATGGTGATCTGTGAGGGCAACGAGCAGCAGAATGGCGGTTGGCTGTCTCAGCAGCTCGGTGAGGCGTGGATGGCTCGTGTCGGGGCGACGGCAGGCAGTTACCATAACTGTTGGGGCGATCGAAAGAACTATGAGTATGACGGACTGGGTGTACTCACCCTCAAGGACAGGGAGAAAATGATCGGACTGCGTGCCGCGCTGCACTATCTGACCAAGCAGGACTGCGTGCTCAAGCTGACCAATGATAAGACCCGCAACTTCTGGCGGTCGACGATGAGTAGCAAAGAGCCGAGCAAGCGCGGCCGACCGCGAACGGAGGAGAACAGCGTGCAACTGCTCAAGGAGATGTTGGGCGGGCGTCGTAGCAAGTATCCGCCTGACGTTCGCTGA
- a CDS encoding IS3 family transposase (programmed frameshift): MSTKRYTDEFKIEAVRQIVEYGRPVAEVAERLGVSVHSLYGWRRQHGQGEVGRRVEQDQNAEVRRLKAELRRVTEERDIPKKSRRVLCQGVRAKYAFMKCHVDQFGLAAMCRVLSVHRSGYYAWLRGPISPRERDDQRLLGLIKHSWLESGSVYGHRKITSDLRELGETCSRHRVARLMKNEGLRAMVGYGRRPRPLSGPVGSVAKNVLARGFKVSEPNRAWVTDITYIRTYDGFMYLAVVLDLFSRQVVGWATRPTQHTDLVLQALLAAVWRRKPAPGLLLHSDQGTQFTSEDWQCFLRKHDIVCSMSRRGNCHDNAAMESFFQLLKRERIKRRIYSNHDEARADVFQYIEMFYNPTRRHGSNGGLSPIEFERQYALNG, from the exons ATGAGCACGAAGCGTTACACGGATGAGTTCAAGATCGAGGCGGTTCGACAGATTGTCGAGTACGGCCGACCGGTAGCTGAGGTGGCTGAGCGACTAGGTGTGTCGGTCCATAGCTTGTATGGGTGGAGACGTCAGCACGGCCAGGGAGAGGTGGGGCGTCGCGTTGAGCAGGACCAGAACGCTGAGGTTCGTCGACTTAAGGCTGAGTTGCGTCGCGTCACTGAAGAGCGAGACATCC CTAAAAAAAGCCGCCGCGTACTTTGCCAAGGGGTAAGAGCAAAGTACGCCTTCATGAAGTGCCATGTGGATCAGTTCGGGTTGGCAGCCATGTGCCGGGTACTGAGTGTCCATCGCAGCGGTTACTACGCCTGGCTTCGAGGCCCGATAAGCCCCCGCGAACGGGATGACCAACGACTGCTTGGACTGATCAAGCACAGCTGGCTTGAGAGTGGCTCGGTCTACGGACATCGCAAGATCACTTCGGATCTTCGCGAGCTAGGGGAGACGTGTAGCAGGCATCGCGTAGCGCGATTGATGAAGAACGAAGGGCTTCGGGCGATGGTTGGCTATGGCCGTAGACCGCGCCCATTGAGTGGGCCCGTGGGCTCAGTGGCAAAGAACGTCTTGGCGCGCGGTTTCAAAGTAAGTGAACCGAATCGCGCATGGGTAACGGACATCACCTACATCCGAACCTACGACGGCTTCATGTACTTAGCCGTTGTGCTCGATCTGTTCTCACGCCAGGTGGTGGGTTGGGCGACGCGCCCCACGCAGCACACCGACTTGGTTCTGCAAGCGCTGCTCGCTGCGGTTTGGAGGCGCAAACCCGCTCCAGGTTTGCTTCTGCACTCTGACCAAGGAACGCAGTTCACCAGCGAAGACTGGCAGTGCTTCCTGCGTAAGCACGACATCGTATGCAGCATGAGCCGACGAGGAAATTGCCACGACAACGCAGCAATGGAGAGCTTCTTCCAGCTGTTGAAACGCGAACGGATTAAGCGGCGGATCTACAGCAATCACGACGAGGCACGCGCCGATGTCTTCCAGTACATCGAGATGTTTTACAACCCGACACGGCGACACGGTTCCAATGGCGGCCTGTCCCCGATAGAGTTTGAACGGCAGTACGCACTAAACGGCTGA
- a CDS encoding AEC family transporter, with product MFSVLAIVLPIFALVFAGWLARRTGALGPHSTSELNRFVVYLALPALLFDVVANAHWRELWHPGFVLSFGGGTAAVFVATVLLRRCSGHALADASIDGLNASYANTGFIGFPLAAAVLGSRRRVFRL from the coding sequence ATGTTTTCAGTTTTGGCGATTGTCTTGCCGATTTTTGCTCTAGTCTTCGCCGGTTGGCTAGCTCGCCGGACGGGGGCGCTCGGTCCGCACTCCACGAGCGAGCTCAATCGCTTCGTCGTGTACTTGGCATTGCCGGCCCTCCTGTTTGATGTGGTGGCCAATGCGCACTGGCGTGAGCTTTGGCACCCCGGGTTTGTCCTGAGTTTCGGCGGTGGCACGGCGGCGGTGTTTGTCGCAACGGTGCTTCTGCGCAGGTGCAGCGGTCACGCTTTGGCCGACGCCAGCATCGACGGGCTCAATGCCTCGTATGCGAACACCGGGTTCATTGGTTTCCCCTTGGCGGCAGCCGTGCTGGGCTCAAGGCGGCGTGTGTTCCGGTTGTAG
- a CDS encoding TetR/AcrR family transcriptional regulator, whose amino-acid sequence MRKTREQNQLETREKLMAAAAEFIAKGGIGALSLRAICEKAGYSQGAFYSNFSSRDELLLAVMADHIHVEINALCEIIRSMAHAGHEALISRLAIHLSNLASQTHWSLLAMELQLHAHRDSAFALSYTSAKFGYHTAFSELIRSIVDSQHLNTPIPVNQAAEGLYALWFGLILQQIPTAAPREDTFLAFLRVALGIAN is encoded by the coding sequence ATGCGCAAGACACGTGAACAGAACCAACTCGAGACCCGCGAAAAGCTGATGGCTGCCGCCGCAGAATTCATCGCCAAGGGAGGCATTGGGGCGCTGTCGCTGCGTGCAATTTGCGAGAAGGCCGGCTACTCCCAAGGGGCTTTCTACTCGAACTTCTCTAGCCGCGACGAACTGCTGTTAGCAGTAATGGCTGACCACATCCACGTAGAGATAAACGCCCTCTGCGAAATCATCCGATCGATGGCTCACGCCGGGCATGAGGCGCTGATATCTCGACTTGCCATCCACTTGAGCAACTTGGCCAGCCAAACGCACTGGTCGCTGCTTGCAATGGAGTTGCAGCTTCACGCCCATCGGGATTCGGCGTTTGCCCTGTCCTACACTTCGGCCAAGTTTGGCTACCACACAGCGTTCTCAGAACTCATTCGAAGCATTGTTGACTCACAACACCTGAACACGCCCATCCCTGTGAATCAAGCCGCTGAAGGGCTCTACGCGCTCTGGTTTGGACTCATCCTCCAGCAGATTCCGACAGCCGCCCCGCGAGAAGACACCTTCTTGGCATTCTTGCGGGTCGCTCTAGGAATAGCCAACTAA
- a CDS encoding oleate hydratase → MEEVSYPKAGPSIEANVGDGHWRKGPSDTLPPPDTVGPYMRNRPLPVDQVEGRKAWIIGSGIAGLASAFYLIRDGRMKGQDITILDAVGTPGGSLDGSGNAEDGYLIRGGREMNWNYDHFWDLFQDIPALEYPSPYSVLDEYRAVNDNDPNWSKSRLMHKQGQIRDFSTLGLSSAHQWELIKLLLKRKEDLDDITIEQYFSDSFLETNFWYLWRSMFAFQNWQSLLEVKLYMHRFLDAIDGLTDMSALVFPKYNQYDSFVVPLVNYLKGQGVNVEFGTRVYDLDMTDNNGERTVTSILAKVDGRDQKIDIGAKDVVFALTGSMTEGTAYGDLDTAPDLTRATTPPGDSSDWALWQNLAKKSHVFGKPEKFCGQPSRSMWESATLTCKPSPLTERLKDLSINDPYSGKTVTGGIITFTDSNWVLSFTCNRQPHFPTQPDDVLVLWVYALVMDSKGNHVLKPMPECTGREILAELCYHLGIVDQVDEVARQTKVRLALMPFITAQFMPRAAGDRPRVVPAGCTNLALLGQFVETSNDIIFTMESSVRTARIGVYTLLGLRKQVADISPTQYDVRNLIKGARALNNNEPFMGERLLHRLLDNTYFAHILPPLPAGDGGSSDQAASSRMKANHTAAAALGAVSDWIHHVRDKLKPGA, encoded by the coding sequence ATGGAAGAAGTGAGTTATCCCAAAGCTGGACCGAGCATTGAAGCGAACGTAGGGGATGGGCACTGGCGAAAGGGGCCCTCGGATACGCTGCCGCCTCCGGACACTGTTGGACCCTATATGCGCAACCGCCCCCTGCCTGTGGATCAAGTGGAAGGCAGGAAAGCATGGATCATCGGAAGTGGAATCGCGGGTCTGGCCTCTGCCTTTTACTTGATCCGCGACGGGCGGATGAAGGGGCAGGACATAACCATCCTCGATGCCGTGGGCACTCCAGGCGGATCACTGGACGGCTCAGGGAACGCCGAAGATGGCTACCTGATCCGAGGCGGGCGCGAGATGAACTGGAACTACGATCACTTTTGGGATCTCTTCCAGGACATTCCCGCGCTGGAGTACCCGTCCCCTTACTCGGTCTTGGATGAGTATCGGGCGGTGAACGACAATGATCCTAATTGGTCCAAGTCCCGATTGATGCACAAGCAAGGCCAAATTCGGGATTTCAGCACCTTGGGGCTTTCTTCCGCCCACCAATGGGAATTGATCAAGCTTCTCCTGAAGCGCAAGGAGGACCTCGATGACATCACCATCGAACAGTACTTCAGCGATAGCTTTCTGGAGACCAACTTCTGGTACCTCTGGCGCTCGATGTTTGCGTTCCAGAACTGGCAAAGTCTGCTGGAAGTGAAGTTGTACATGCATCGCTTTTTGGATGCAATCGACGGCTTGACGGATATGTCAGCGCTCGTGTTCCCAAAATACAACCAGTACGACAGCTTCGTCGTCCCCCTGGTCAACTACCTCAAGGGCCAAGGCGTCAACGTAGAATTCGGCACGCGCGTCTACGACCTGGACATGACGGACAACAACGGCGAGCGTACCGTGACCTCCATTCTTGCGAAGGTAGACGGGCGGGATCAGAAGATTGACATCGGCGCGAAGGACGTGGTTTTTGCCCTGACTGGATCGATGACGGAGGGTACAGCCTACGGCGATCTGGATACTGCTCCCGACCTCACTCGAGCCACCACGCCCCCTGGCGACTCAAGCGATTGGGCGTTGTGGCAGAACCTGGCCAAGAAGTCCCACGTCTTTGGTAAGCCTGAAAAGTTCTGCGGGCAACCCAGTCGCTCGATGTGGGAGTCTGCCACCCTGACGTGCAAGCCTTCGCCGTTGACCGAGCGCCTCAAAGATCTCTCAATCAATGACCCTTATTCGGGAAAAACGGTGACCGGTGGAATCATCACCTTTACCGACTCGAACTGGGTTCTCAGCTTCACCTGCAATCGTCAACCGCATTTCCCCACACAACCAGACGACGTACTGGTGCTTTGGGTCTATGCCTTGGTCATGGACAGCAAAGGCAACCATGTACTAAAACCAATGCCTGAGTGTACGGGCCGCGAAATTCTTGCTGAGCTTTGCTACCACCTCGGCATTGTGGATCAGGTGGATGAAGTGGCCAGACAGACCAAGGTTCGCCTTGCCCTGATGCCATTCATCACGGCTCAATTTATGCCACGAGCTGCTGGAGATCGACCGCGTGTTGTTCCAGCCGGGTGCACCAATCTCGCTCTGCTGGGCCAATTCGTGGAGACGTCTAATGACATCATCTTCACCATGGAGAGTTCCGTCAGGACTGCGCGGATTGGCGTGTACACGCTTCTGGGGCTACGAAAGCAGGTCGCCGATATCAGCCCCACGCAATACGACGTCCGAAATCTGATCAAGGGTGCTCGTGCCCTGAACAACAACGAGCCGTTCATGGGCGAGCGGCTGCTCCATCGACTGCTCGACAACACCTACTTCGCCCACATCCTCCCGCCGCTGCCAGCAGGAGACGGTGGATCCAGCGATCAAGCGGCAAGCTCGCGTATGAAGGCCAACCACACTGCGGCGGCGGCACTTGGAGCGGTGTCTGATTGGATCCATCATGTTCGGGATAAACTGAAGCCGGGCGCCTGA
- a CDS encoding tyrosine-type recombinase/integrase yields the protein MSLLTDVKARSILPGSRAVPHGAVTGLSLLPSSTLKGQGKWVFRYVSPSTGKRRNAGLGGYPQVTIAAAGKLAREMRDLIATGQDPLTVKALEATKLQIPTFKEAATQVHTEMRPGWRNDKHAQQWINTLVEYVFPKIGSLPIDQLQPRHIAEVLRPIWLEKAETASRVKQRIHAVMAWGWAHGFNQANPVDVVNHLLPQQPSKTIRQEHQPAMPWQDVPTFVGAELATAGEFDVTRRALLFLILTGARSGEVRAMTWSEVNLRNGLWIVPADRMKARQVHRVPLSKQAVALLQQQVGHDDELVFPSIQARKVLSDMTLTALLRRLSAPSDSESRVATAHGFRSSFRDWCSEKGYARDLAERALAHTVKNQVEAAYHRTDLLDQRRPMMQAWADYIQPEQ from the coding sequence ATGTCACTTCTCACCGATGTCAAAGCACGAAGCATCCTTCCCGGAAGTCGCGCAGTACCTCATGGAGCCGTCACTGGCCTGAGCCTCCTCCCCTCATCGACCCTGAAGGGCCAAGGAAAATGGGTATTTCGATACGTCAGCCCCTCGACTGGGAAACGTAGGAACGCTGGGTTAGGCGGCTATCCACAAGTCACTATTGCCGCAGCAGGGAAGCTGGCTCGAGAGATGCGAGACCTGATCGCGACGGGACAGGACCCCTTAACAGTGAAAGCCCTGGAAGCCACCAAGCTCCAGATACCGACCTTTAAGGAGGCTGCGACACAGGTCCACACCGAGATGAGGCCTGGCTGGCGGAATGACAAACATGCCCAGCAGTGGATCAACACACTGGTCGAGTATGTCTTCCCAAAAATTGGGAGCCTGCCGATCGACCAGCTACAGCCTCGGCACATCGCCGAAGTCCTACGCCCCATCTGGCTTGAAAAGGCCGAAACTGCCTCACGCGTTAAACAGCGTATTCATGCCGTAATGGCTTGGGGCTGGGCGCACGGTTTCAACCAAGCTAACCCCGTGGATGTGGTCAACCACTTGCTCCCTCAGCAACCCAGCAAGACGATCCGCCAAGAACACCAGCCCGCAATGCCTTGGCAGGACGTCCCCACATTTGTCGGAGCGGAGTTGGCAACCGCGGGTGAATTCGACGTGACCCGCCGCGCGTTGCTTTTTCTGATCCTGACGGGCGCCCGCTCCGGCGAGGTCCGAGCCATGACTTGGAGTGAGGTGAATCTACGTAACGGGCTATGGATAGTTCCAGCAGACCGAATGAAGGCTAGACAAGTTCACAGAGTTCCACTCTCCAAGCAGGCAGTGGCCTTGCTCCAACAGCAAGTCGGCCATGACGACGAACTCGTATTCCCATCCATTCAAGCCCGAAAGGTACTGTCAGATATGACTCTGACTGCCCTATTACGTAGACTCTCGGCCCCCAGCGATTCAGAGAGCCGAGTAGCCACAGCACATGGATTCCGCTCTAGCTTTCGCGACTGGTGCAGCGAAAAAGGATACGCCAGGGACTTGGCTGAGCGCGCTCTAGCTCACACCGTTAAAAATCAGGTTGAGGCGGCATATCATCGAACCGACTTACTGGATCAGCGACGACCGATGATGCAAGCGTGGGCTGACTACATTCAGCCAGAGCAATAA
- a CDS encoding DUF6165 family protein, whose product MSEILVPVSFGELLDKISILQIKSERMSDAAKLVNVRNELSALDSTWAAHPAAAQDISALRTELKAVNERLWDIEDDIRLKEKAQAFDDAFVQLARSVYIQNDERARIKKAINLALGSSYVEEKSYQDYRAG is encoded by the coding sequence ATGTCAGAAATTCTCGTCCCCGTGTCCTTTGGTGAGTTGCTGGACAAGATATCCATCCTGCAGATCAAGTCCGAGCGCATGAGCGATGCGGCAAAGCTGGTCAATGTGCGCAACGAGCTGAGCGCGCTCGACAGCACCTGGGCAGCGCATCCGGCCGCAGCGCAGGACATCAGCGCCCTGCGCACGGAGCTGAAGGCGGTCAACGAGCGCCTGTGGGACATCGAAGACGACATCCGCCTGAAGGAGAAGGCCCAGGCCTTCGACGATGCCTTCGTGCAGCTGGCGCGCAGCGTCTACATCCAGAACGATGAGCGCGCGCGCATCAAGAAGGCCATCAACCTGGCGCTGGGTTCCAGCTACGTGGAAGAAAAGTCGTACCAGGACTACCGCGCCGGCTGA
- a CDS encoding glycosyltransferase family 9 protein produces the protein MPASSSPLCLLRLSALGDVTHVVPLVRTLQQGFPGTPLHWVIDKAGHKLLDGLPGVSFHIYDKNSGLAGMRALRREFPPGRFAALLQMQVAARANLLSAFIPAKRRIGYDRSRSKDLHGLFINERIPDRPGIHVLDAIGSFCEPLGLKQTEVSWDLATPAEAHEWARAQWDEDGRPVLMISPCSSHQRRNWYPERHAALADHAASQGWRVVLCGGRSELERSTSDAILAAMKHPALDLVGKDTLKQLPALLARATLLVTPDSGPMHIANAVGTKVLGLHAASNPARSGPYSDRRYCVDRYDDAARRYLHKPASALKWGTKIEFDEVMSLITVDDAIAAFERYRADHTG, from the coding sequence ATGCCTGCATCGTCCTCCCCACTGTGTCTTTTACGCCTCTCGGCATTGGGCGATGTGACCCATGTGGTTCCGCTGGTACGCACGCTGCAGCAGGGTTTTCCAGGCACGCCGCTGCATTGGGTGATCGACAAGGCCGGCCACAAGCTACTCGATGGCCTGCCCGGGGTCAGCTTCCATATCTACGACAAGAACAGCGGATTGGCGGGAATGCGTGCGCTGCGTCGCGAATTTCCGCCGGGACGCTTCGCCGCGCTGCTGCAGATGCAGGTGGCCGCACGCGCCAACCTGCTGTCGGCCTTCATTCCGGCCAAGCGCCGCATCGGCTATGACAGGTCGCGCTCCAAGGACCTGCATGGGCTCTTCATCAATGAGCGCATCCCCGACCGCCCGGGCATCCACGTGCTCGACGCCATTGGCAGCTTCTGCGAGCCGTTGGGCTTGAAGCAGACCGAGGTCAGCTGGGACCTGGCAACGCCAGCGGAAGCGCATGAGTGGGCACGTGCGCAGTGGGACGAGGATGGCCGCCCGGTACTGATGATCTCGCCCTGCTCCAGCCACCAGCGCCGCAACTGGTATCCCGAGCGGCACGCCGCGCTGGCCGACCATGCGGCGAGCCAGGGCTGGCGGGTGGTGCTGTGCGGGGGCCGCAGCGAGCTGGAACGCAGCACCAGCGATGCCATCCTCGCCGCGATGAAGCACCCGGCACTGGACCTGGTGGGCAAGGACACGCTCAAGCAGTTGCCCGCCCTGCTGGCCCGCGCGACGCTGCTGGTCACCCCAGATTCGGGTCCGATGCATATCGCCAATGCGGTGGGCACCAAGGTGCTGGGCCTGCATGCGGCCAGCAACCCGGCGCGCAGCGGCCCCTACTCCGACCGTCGCTACTGCGTCGACCGCTATGACGACGCTGCCCGTCGCTATCTGCACAAGCCGGCCAGCGCATTGAAATGGGGCACCAAGATCGAGTTCGACGAGGTGATGTCGCTGATCACCGTCGATGATGCGATTGCCGCATTCGAGCGCTATCGCGCAGACCATACGGGCTGA
- a CDS encoding 3-deoxy-D-manno-octulosonic acid kinase: protein MVAFDATEALTPCRDGRGYGAILFDRERLRQADPGLFAPAQWGSKAHPVGEGGRGGAWFIDAPFGRSVLRQYLRGGVAAKFSRSSYLWRGANRTRSFAEFRLMRELIAQKLPVPRPYAAFYMRQGLRYEAAILMERLEDVRSLADHAQVTGRAAPWEEAGRMIARFHRAGLDHADLNAHNILFDDAGRGWLIDFDRGVLRIPATRWRERNLKRLLRSLLKLRGARSREDVEQDYARLRRAYDLAWNRGV from the coding sequence ATGGTCGCATTTGACGCCACTGAAGCGCTGACGCCCTGCCGCGATGGTCGCGGCTATGGCGCCATTCTGTTCGACCGCGAACGCCTGCGGCAAGCCGATCCCGGCTTGTTCGCGCCTGCGCAATGGGGCAGCAAGGCGCATCCGGTAGGCGAGGGCGGCCGTGGCGGGGCATGGTTCATCGACGCACCGTTCGGCCGCAGCGTGTTGCGGCAGTACCTGCGCGGTGGCGTCGCCGCCAAATTCAGCCGCAGCAGCTACCTGTGGCGCGGTGCCAACCGCACGCGCAGTTTTGCCGAATTCCGGCTGATGCGGGAGTTGATCGCGCAGAAGCTGCCGGTGCCGCGCCCGTATGCGGCGTTCTACATGCGCCAGGGCCTGCGCTATGAGGCGGCAATCCTGATGGAGCGGCTGGAAGACGTGCGCTCGCTGGCCGATCACGCGCAGGTCACCGGCCGTGCCGCGCCCTGGGAAGAAGCCGGGCGGATGATTGCCCGTTTCCACCGGGCCGGCCTGGACCATGCCGATCTGAACGCCCACAACATTCTGTTTGACGATGCCGGCCGTGGCTGGCTGATCGATTTCGACCGCGGCGTGTTGCGCATTCCGGCCACCCGCTGGCGCGAGCGCAACCTCAAGCGCCTGCTGCGTTCGCTGCTGAAGCTGCGCGGTGCGCGCAGCCGCGAGGACGTTGAGCAGGACTATGCGCGGCTGCGCCGTGCCTATGATCTGGCCTGGAACCGGGGCGTGTGA
- a CDS encoding MBL fold metallo-hydrolase, which translates to MSWALRFLGVGNASAVELGSPMSVIEHGGQPWLTIDCGGEGLTAYRRHYGAMPDALFITHIHLDHVAGFERLFVDAFFNPQRRGKVRLYVPAPLVPLLHKRVGDYPNVLAEGGANFWDAFQLIVVGDAFWHEGVRLEVFPVRHHWPETAYGLRLQGALVWSGDTRPIPEMLACFAGDNELIAHDCGLHGNPSHTGVDDLEREYDAATQARMMLYHYASSADGEALRARGHRVAMPGECVVLAEPTAPRAELFEG; encoded by the coding sequence ATGAGTTGGGCGTTGCGTTTTCTGGGTGTCGGCAATGCGTCGGCAGTGGAGCTGGGTTCGCCGATGTCGGTGATCGAGCATGGCGGCCAGCCGTGGCTGACCATCGATTGCGGCGGCGAAGGCCTGACCGCCTATCGCAGGCATTACGGCGCCATGCCCGATGCCTTGTTCATCACCCATATCCATCTGGACCACGTGGCCGGTTTCGAGCGCCTGTTCGTGGATGCGTTCTTCAACCCGCAGCGACGCGGCAAGGTGCGGCTGTATGTGCCGGCACCGCTGGTCCCGCTGCTGCACAAGCGGGTAGGGGACTACCCGAACGTGCTCGCCGAAGGTGGCGCCAACTTCTGGGATGCCTTCCAGCTGATCGTGGTGGGCGATGCGTTCTGGCATGAAGGCGTGCGCCTGGAGGTATTCCCGGTACGCCACCATTGGCCGGAGACCGCCTACGGCCTGCGCCTGCAGGGCGCGCTGGTATGGAGCGGCGACACCCGCCCGATCCCGGAGATGCTGGCGTGCTTTGCCGGCGACAACGAACTGATCGCCCACGACTGCGGCCTGCACGGCAACCCGTCGCACACCGGCGTGGACGACCTGGAGCGCGAATACGACGCCGCCACGCAGGCGCGGATGATGCTCTACCACTACGCCAGCAGTGCCGACGGCGAAGCACTGCGCGCCCGCGGCCACCGCGTGGCCATGCCGGGCGAGTGCGTGGTACTGGCGGAGCCGACGGCGCCGCGTGCGGAGCTGTTTGAGGGGTGA
- the sugE gene encoding quaternary ammonium compound efflux SMR transporter SugE has product MAWIYLVIAGVLEIVWALAMKQSHGFTKLVPSIVTLVGMIASFWLLALAMRTLPLGTAYTIWTGIGAVGAFIIGIVFLGEQISAMRIGAAVLIVSGLVLMKLSSS; this is encoded by the coding sequence ATGGCTTGGATCTATCTCGTGATCGCCGGTGTGCTGGAAATCGTCTGGGCGCTGGCAATGAAGCAATCCCACGGTTTCACCAAGCTGGTACCCAGCATCGTCACCCTGGTTGGCATGATTGCCAGCTTCTGGTTGCTGGCCCTGGCCATGCGCACCTTGCCGCTGGGTACCGCCTATACGATCTGGACCGGTATTGGCGCGGTGGGCGCGTTCATCATCGGCATCGTCTTTCTCGGCGAACAGATCAGCGCGATGCGTATCGGCGCGGCCGTGCTGATCGTCAGCGGCCTGGTGCTGATGAAGCTGTCCAGCAGCTGA